The DNA segment AGTAGCCCAAAGCCAAAGCGGATCATCGTCAATGCGTAACCACTGCTTTTTTACGGGCATTTGCATACGTGTGCCACTTCCTGCACCAAGCATAACAAGTGTAATGTCTAGCAAAATTTTTCCTTTAAAAAGTGTTACGAAATTATACACTCTAAAAACTTTAAATTTGATTTAGGCAAAAATGATAAAATGTAGGTTTTAAAATTTTAAAGGAGAAAAATGTTAAGTAAAGAAAAGATTTTAGAGCGTTTAAAAAGCGTGATTTATCCGGGATTTGAAAAAGATATCGTTAGCTTTGGCTTTGTAAAAAGAGTTGAGGTGGGCGATAAGATTGAGATTGACGTTGAGATCGTAAGCTCAAATAAAGAGGTCGCTGATGAGATTAGAGCTGAAATTTCGCGTGTTTTAGGTGGAGCACAGGCTCTTATAAATATCATTCAGCCAAAAATTCCAGAGCAAAAAAGTAACAGCCAAAGTGGTAAAAATGTTGCCCCTCAGATTAAAAATTTCGTAATGGTAAGCTCAGGCAAAGGTGGCGTGGGTAAATCAACAACGACGCTAAATTTAGCCATCTCAATGGCAAAACTTGGCAAAAAAGTAGGGATTTTAGATGCTGATATTTATGGTCCAAATATCCCAAGAATGCTCGGCGAAGTCGGCACAAATCCGCAGGTTGTGGGCAATAAGCTAAAACCGATTTTATCTCACGGCGTTGAGATGATGAGTATGGGCGTTTTAATGGAGGAGGGCACTAGCCTTATTTGGCGAGGTTCAATGATAATGAAAGCGATTGAGCAACTGCTTCGTGATGTGCTTTGGAGTGAGCTTGATGTGCTCTTTTTAGATATGCCTCCTGGCACTGGCGACGCTCAGCTAACACTTGCTCAAAGTGTGCCAGTAACGGCTGGTGTGTGCGTTACGACTCCACAAGTGGTCGCTCTTGATGATAGCAAACGTGGGCTTGATATGTTTGAAAAGCTTCACATCCCAATCGCTGGTATAGTTGAAAATATGAGCGGATTTATCTGCCCTGATAACGGCAAAGAGTATGATATCTTTGGCAAAGGCACGACAGAGGCACTTGCTAAGATTTATAAAACACAAATTTTGGCTGAAATTCCAATAGAACCAGCCGTTAGGGTGGGTGGCGATAGCGGTAAGCCAGTAAGTTTTTATGAGCCAAACAGCATAACTGCAAAACGCTATGAAGAGGCAGCCAGAAAACTATGGGAAGTAATAGAAAAGATAAATGATGACGGCGGTGCTGATAACTCAGCAATTCAGCCAGTAATGGACGGCAAATCAGCGTGTTCTAAATAATTTTAAGAGCCGTTTTGGCTCTTAAATTTTATCTAAAACCATTGTAAAACAAATTTGGCTAAATCAGAACAATACTTTAAAACAGCTTCAAATGCGTTAAAATAGTAGAAAGTGAAACAGATGCAAGCTAAAAATACTAGCCTAAAAATTAGCTTATTTCGTCTTTGTATTCGCCTTTTTTCTCTTACTTTGTTAATTGAATCTGCAACTTTTGTGCCAATAGACACAATAGCACTAACGGTTCCAAGAAATTCCATACTAATCCTTTTGTTTATTTAGATAAACTTGTCTTAAAAATGCCACTTGAATTGTCACTAATATCGTTACTCTGTATGCTGGTCCAGCTATATCAATAGCTGTCCAAATGCTTGTTAAAATCTAGCCGATTGGTCCTGAAAATATACCAATAACCATTGTTAATGTCGCATTAGCAGTTAATGTTAGTCCTCTTTCTAACGCAGTTTTTGCTACCGCGTTTGCGGCAATAAGTGCTATTTGATACGACAAAAACCACCATTTCTTATTACAGCTTGAAGTGCTATAATTACGGCGTTTGAAGTAAAATTTGTTGTTTTTAATTCAAGTCCGCTTAACAACCTCTTTTAACTCATTTTCGTTCATTTTTGATATGCTATTGGTTAAAATTTTCATAAACATATTTTGTTCTATTGTCTCGGTATTTAAATTTTTTGTATTTAACGCCACCACCACGAAAGATATTTAAAAACGAGTTGCCACCAAATTCTTGCAATTTAGCCATAATTGGCTCAATGTATTTTTTGTGGTCCGAATAAAATCTTTTAAAAAGTCCATTTGATGTAGGAGTTTGACTCCATCTTTCATCGCCGTCTTTACCTTTTAAAATATCCACCAGCTCATTTAACTGGCTACTTTCTAGCTCTCTTAAAAACTCTAAATTTTCATCAAATTTATAAGCCACAATACTTCCTTGTTTAAAATTAATTAATATTTGATTTTATCAAAAAAAACGATGTCAATAAAAAAGAGCTTAAAATTATAGTGTTTTTACAGATAGATAATTAAAAAAATGGCTTCGCCATGAAGCCATAAATGTCATAAAGTAGTTACGCCTTTTTGCAGCAACAAATGCCGTCGCTTGGATCTGGTTCTTTTGTGATTCTTGCTCTTAAATCGTGCCTGATTATCTCTATTGACCACACCCAAATTGCGTGTCCGACATACTCAGAAACATGCTCATACCACGGCAGAGTCGAAAGTGGTGGCGTAAGTCCCATAAGTGGTAGGGCAATTACGTGAACGGCTGTATTTACGATGATACCTGCTAAAATTCCTTGAAAAAGCGTGATTTTTGGGTATTTTTCAGCTAAAACACAGTAGCTAATTGCAAAGATGACTTAGAAAATGATATGCGTCATCATTACGTAGTTAAATGCGTGTCCAGCAAACTCATAAAGTGCAGCGTAAGTGTCGCTAACGCCTAAATAATCGCGCAAAAACACATA comes from the Campylobacter mucosalis genome and includes:
- a CDS encoding Mrp/NBP35 family ATP-binding protein translates to MLSKEKILERLKSVIYPGFEKDIVSFGFVKRVEVGDKIEIDVEIVSSNKEVADEIRAEISRVLGGAQALINIIQPKIPEQKSNSQSGKNVAPQIKNFVMVSSGKGGVGKSTTTLNLAISMAKLGKKVGILDADIYGPNIPRMLGEVGTNPQVVGNKLKPILSHGVEMMSMGVLMEEGTSLIWRGSMIMKAIEQLLRDVLWSELDVLFLDMPPGTGDAQLTLAQSVPVTAGVCVTTPQVVALDDSKRGLDMFEKLHIPIAGIVENMSGFICPDNGKEYDIFGKGTTEALAKIYKTQILAEIPIEPAVRVGGDSGKPVSFYEPNSITAKRYEEAARKLWEVIEKINDDGGADNSAIQPVMDGKSACSK